aatgattattttattttatagttaagaTCTAATTGTATAAGGCTGGTGTATATACACTGCGGTATCATAAGACTATGTAAACTGTAATAACATGCATAAAGTTGTTATCAAAAAGCTATATTTCTTTAACTGTAATAACTTTGAGAATAAACTTTCTTATTGTTAGTTCGGAAAACCAATTCTAAATGACTATGAAACACAAATGTAGTACTAGCAGCCAGGTCACTTGAGCAAGTAATTGACTAGCAATACGCTATTAAGTAGTTCACAACGTAGTTCCATTCCCACAGAGTCCTGCTGTGTCCAACGGTCCATTAACTAACTgctataacaatatttagaccTATCACTAGCTATGTCTATTAAGTAGGAAAATTGTATTATTGCCATATTAAAAGATGTAAAAGTCTTTGTCACAACGATGAAAACGAAAATTTGAAACCTATTACAATATGCACATTATTACTGCACAGCATACTCGGGCCGTACAACTTGTGGAGATATTATGGTTGCGGGTTCGCCGCCGGGTTGTTATTCGACGAGCTGTTACTCTCAAAGGTGCTCTTGTTCTTCAGTAAATACGCTGCCAGGTAGTCGATTGGATCCGGAGGCCTTTCCTTAGCCAGTGCCGACAGACCCTGTAGCAATATTGGCACCACAGTCTGGTCCAGGTACTGGCGGGTAGGAAGCGCGTTTAAGTCAATTCTAGATTTTCGGTTGGCATTTGACTCGTTCTCTTTTTCCATAGCTATTATTTTCTGAAATCACAAACGTTTAATGTAGTTACAGAATTGTTAGGTTTGTCATATTGTTTTTTCGATAAAATAGCATATCGTTGCTAAGGAAAAGAAACAATACTAACCTTTACTGATTCAGGTACTTTGGACGGAGGTTCTTCTTTCTGTCCTGTATTACTAGTATGAGATTGGCGAGTTATTGAAGACTGTGACATCGGTTGCAACTTTCAGTTAAACATCCAGTAtccaattatttaatttactactTTTTTTCTAGTACTTACTAAAGCTTTTAGAGACACACCAAGattataatgaaatgtttattttcagaATGAAATGTCAAACTTTTAGTGACTTTTAGAGTAGATCCGGATTGTCTATGCCAAGTTGTTCATAGACAATAGTGGAAACTTGTGCAGGTTTTATTATGAGTCTTTTGGCATCTCGGagttaaaagaataataaaaactggATTTTCGTTAGAATATTTATCAACACcatttttttgtaatgaattcTTCATACACAAAAATGGTGTTGATGGAATTTTGTAGGTTTGGATAGTGGTAGATGATGTgcttatcatattattttatactattactTCATCTCAGccaattcatttcatttcactaTTTCAaactatagtaataaaattattattgatttacttTACACAGTATTTTTTACATCATTACGCCTTTTTTCCTCGAAGGTGttacagaggtgcacattatgggacgaaatgccactatacaatgtgcacccacttttcacaatttatgttgtaatatgGGATGAGCCTAATGCCATAACGGCCGGGCACATTTGCAGACttcgtactactactgagaaattttcgaaaaaccgtaaaaagtCCAGCAATTTTTggcctgggaatcgaacccgagacccatttCCCGGTATTTGCATTTGTAGCCACTCGGGCAACGAGACagtatttattgtttctttagTTTATACTCGTCAGTACTAGGaaaatttgtaaataacattCATTTATAAGAGAGAGTGTAAGACTTATACcaactgaaaaccaccccgttcctactccttctctATCATTCATGTAGAATGAAACTTATAACTGGCACACGTCTGCTTATACTTTTTTTGACCAAATCCTAGATTTTTTACCTATATCatagttatatttaatttattttaggtcCGTTCAGGTTCGTTATTGTTCGGATTGGTAATTCTAATTTGGTATTAACTATTTCGCTGCTAAAATAACAACAGATGGCAGCACTAAATCTAAtcttaatttaatacaataattttctaaataagaatataatgaATGAACAGTCATAAAGCCTGGTACAGACTTACGGATATGTAACATGAAAAGagcattttataaatatggaCGCAGGGCGCATAGGAACCGAGCATGACTTGCTCGCATCTGTTTCCAGCATGCGTGTGGCGGACATAGCTCAGTCTGTTGGTGCATCCACACATACCGCCGGTTTATGCCGCTGGTTTTCAGATCAAATGCAGGCCGCCGGctaatataagaatattttcgCTGGCAACCAAAAGCCGCGCGTGCCGCAGGTAAAAGATGCAAATGCCGGCGGCTCATGCCGCCAGCCGTGCCGCCAGGCATGTGTGGATGCGCCATGTCGAGGATACCGTGGAGTCGTCAATAGGAAAATAATtggtaaattaaaacaaaagtaaatgtAATAGTCACGACAACTTCTTTatttacaagattttattaataactatatAAATACAATGAAATTGTTCACTCCACATTGTTAGAGAAAAAAACCTGGTGGAATCACACCTTATGTCGACGCTGGGGTTGCCACatcaaataactaaaaatgtTACATAAACTCCTTTGCTTAAGAGCTACCATTTTGCCTTATTCAGTTAGAGCTACAGAGTACAGCGATTATTTCAAATGTCTAAGAAAGTCACTGCTAGACAGGTTGACATTATAATCTAAAAAGCCTAGTCTCTAATAGGTTGGCAACCCAGCTTTACTTGAACCTATATCAGTCCTTGGTTCAATTATTATGACACTGAACATGTTTCTTACAACTTAAGAGACAATTTAAACGACACACACTAACATCACtgtattatcatcattattgtACGCACACAGACACACCACAGGAAACTCAAGAACACATCGATTGATTTCAAGTTCCTCCCTTTTCTATAAAAAACGGGAGTGAGTTTCGTTATTAGAGCTAGGTTATGATCTGAGTAGTATCTGATGCTTCTCGAAATCGACCACGAACTATTCGGTGGAGCTCGAAACCTGTCAGATAGATCCGAAATAAAGATAGTCTTaatgccgcactcagagacatttaatgattacgtaaactattccttagtaacgattttgtactgaaaacaattgctaaggactgggttaagtaatcattaaatcacTCTTAGTGCGGCAGTTAATTTAATAGAGCTTTATGTGTGGGAGCAATATGACGGGAATGAGTGGTCAATGTGTGTATTGAATGGTCATTGGTGTTCATGTTCGAAGGtagtgcggcggcggcggcggtggtggTGCCGGGCGAAGGCGTGGCCCTCGCTCGAGCTGCCGTCGCCATGACGCCATCGCTTCGCTCAACGTCCATAGCTCAGATAGGAGGGACAGGTCCAGCTGCCGTAAACTCGCCtggaaaaatagaaaaagacATCGTTAGAAATATCCGCTTTATACACATGAACATCAACTTTGATCAACTCTTGCAAGTTCTTCAAATCAATTATCATAAGCTACAATTAAAAAACTtctaaagaaacaaaaattaatataaaaaatatcaaaaaccgCGAGTAATATCAGCAATTTCAAAATGGGAATTCATGTATGaacagttaatttaatttctccAGCGCACTGAGAGTCGGTCAGAGAAAGTGAAGAAATTATAAGGATCCTAGTTTACATACGAAGGGGCGCGGTGCATATGAAAGGCAAACGGGCAAATTAAATAAAGGTAAAAACCAAGACAAGTAAATCGAGTTttgtttcaacattttcaacaaGATCTCTGTTGTACGTTCAATTTAGCAGTTTATTGCCATGACCTGATAAACaggtatgtatttaaatatactcTAGAATCCAGTTAATGTAAACATTAGTTAATTATCGAGTGAACAGCCTACATAGTAGTAACACGTGGGCCGCTTTATTAATTCACTAGATGATTAATCAAGGGTTTATTGATTTTAACTTCTGGAACGAAACTGGTAAGGTTGATGATGATTGGAGGCAATTTTGACCGGCGATTAAAGATTAAAACTGTTATTTGGAAGAGATGGGTAGGAATTTTAAAGTATGACGCGGTTTACAATTACCATGGCAAATGAAAGACAAACAGTGTTCGAAGCGACCTTCCGCGAGCGTTCTGGTCGATTGCGTTAGATAGGAATGCAGCACGATCACGACTGTTTGTGGGACGCAGAAATAACCGAACAACTTATTGATATTGCCTACACGACGCCGTCACATTCGCGACACATGCGGATCTGGACGACAGGTCTATCTAGATGCGAACTGGGTGAATAGGTACTAAATGTAACCGTATTAATAACgatcttataaaaaatatttgggtCGTATCGGACAGCTTCTGGCTAGCTGTCCGTTAGATCTTCTTTTTATTACTAAATGACTTCACTGACATTTGTAGTTTTGTAGACATTCGACATAGTTTAGTATAATTGAGAGCAACACTgctaatgtataaataatttatattgaaatatttataacgcGAGGTACATTTCTAACGGAGATTAACATCTTAacgtaagtaaattaaatacagcGGCCATAttacacacataattataactaataCACGTTATTTGAGCGCAGCTCACATAACATGGTGACGTTACAGCTATTATTCAATGGATAATTAAATCACTGATCAAAGCGAAGTAGACGtagagattaaaaaataaatgcaatgaATTATTGCATGAAATTCAATGCAACACGAGAGAAAATTAACGTCGCTTGCATTCCTGTAGATAATGTTTCGGAAAAGAGGGAAAGTGCCTATCGAGTGGTGCTACGCTCCGATGGAGACGAGACGAACAAGCCCGTCCCGTACGACTAATTAGCATGCACTCGCTAGCTCAAACCATACATTGATGAGATGATAGGCAATAGCCATGAAGAGAAACTTGATTGTTAGGTACCTGCTTCATTAAAACTTCAATTGATCACAAATTTTTACTTGTCAAGGTAAACTTCTACTAGTATACTGAAGTGTTCTAGTTTTAGAACAGCAAGGACTCCATCCGTGAGACACTTCAcgataacaaatataaattggtATTTGTCCTCAACAAGTGTACGATAGTCTGAGACCAATTTCGACCACTTTGTATTCAGTTTGTAAAGTGCTCGACAAGTGGCACAATGGCATGTAATttggtaaagaaaataaaatatctcttgagaatttattaaaattaccagTTCGTGGAAAATATTCAGCTAATGTATTGTGTTCTATGGTAGACGAGACGacataagaaaaacaaatattctttttttttgcaagAAATTCTAAATGTACCAGCACGCAATGTGAACACGTAGTGTAAACATTTGTATCTGCCAGCTTCGCCAAATGGTTTCATGTTATTGGACCAAATAAATAGCCTGCAAGGCTAAATAATTATGccagttcaaacaaacaatttcatgTGATAGACGTAAATTTTCGTAATTTATGGTTTTACaaagaagtaaaataatttagtagTGTGTGAGTTGACAGTCCCCTGTATAGTCGAAAATATTCGTGACTAATCGTAGTTAAAAATGCAATCTTTCTACGTACTTATAATGGAATATCCTGATGGTTCTTTAAAATAGATCGTAATAACAATACGGCTGAGGGGTGGCGCATGGTAAACTAATTCAATTAGCTGCCCCGCACCCCTTCACACTACCGGACATTGGAActaccataaaaagaaaagtGAGTTTCCTAAATGAGTCAGGAGCagtaaaaataaaccaattttgTTTCGTTCAAAATATTATCGAAATCAGTCGTAAAATTTTCATCACTCTATTGATGGTCAAAAgaaatttcttttataaataagtttcatCAAAGAACTTGTTTTGAGCACCTAAAGAACCGTAAAAGAAGCTTAATAGTTTCTAGGAAGGAAAGCAAGCGGTTACATTAACaattgtggcgagctgttgttGTTACAACAACTAGTTCAAAGGAAACTCCTATTTGTGCAGCACTGCGTCCGGTCTATTGTGTACCAATGCGTCTATACTtgctctttatttattttaaggtgGTGCACCATTCTCTTACTCAGGTGCTCTGAGTTCCCATAGTTTTCAGTCTACTAGACACACAGTTTGATGATAAATACTTTAGAATCTCTGTCAACTTTACCTTTTTCCATCactaatttaaaacaaatcttCAGCATGTCCGTATAACGGTTATTTTTTGGATCCCATATTGCAGAATCTATTATCACTCCTCTGTTAcctcttgttttgtttcataaCGTTGAAGATTAGTATTTGATGAACGTTTAGcaatattttgattgaaaacaaaatataagtgAAATTATCCCACGCAGATCTCGAGATCAAGTGATTCAAGTGTAATTTAATAACTGGCACCGGTTCTAGTAGTGTCCAGCATTCTAGCATCAGTTTCGTTCACGCAAACTTTCTTCACAACATGTTATTTGATCGGTCCTGAGCAAAGCCTGCGGTTTATAGCCAATCAAACAAGAAGTAATTAAATTGAACTCGTATATTTATTGACATAAAggaatttttaacttttaaattttgCACTACCCAGTGTAGTTGTCGAATGATGCCAGATGATCCTTAATTGGCTTGGTTTCAATTTTCACATGCACACATTcaacattaatatttcatacGAAACGAGAATAGCACAGAAATGAGAGCTGAATGCATGAAAATACGATGGAAATCGAGAATTACAAATGAAATGTTTCTTCAGTCAATTGAATTTAcgagtaggtaataaaattgttgcGTTACATTATGGAAAAGTTGTCGGATATTACGACAGAGAACGTGAAATTCTAGTCAGGTGGAATAAATATACCATCAAGAGACTATAACCTGATACATGATAGGGCATGAATTCAACAGATTGCCGTTAGATGGTTCCTATTACTCCAAGCTTGTGGTTCGGGAGTCGGCGCCGGCGCCACCGTAGCACCCACGTGTTCCCATATAATTTACATTCAATACCAGTCAAGATGGCTACATGATAATAGTTTGGAGGACCGGAAGAAAGTATTATTATCATACTTCGTGACTCCCGTTAAGGTGTGGGCGAAGCTTATTTTCTAGTTGATATGTTCTGTCAGACGTCCAAAACATAATCGTATGATAGGCGGTTTCATTTCGAAAATCTGATATGAACCAGTTTTGCAGGCCACTTGCAACAAATTAtataattcaataaacataatattattgcaaCTTTCTCGATTTATGTgcgatattataatgttatgatTTAATCGCGGCTGTTGATATACATTAAATTGCCCAATAAGAAAGTGTGTTGTATTTCAAAACGAATTTGTTTTGAGTAAATGTTTCGATGACGTGAAGTGCCTTATTACGATGCATTAAGAATGGGTCAATGTATTGCGATGCTCTGGGTACGAGTTTTGTCAACGTGCCAACATGTATGTTGAAGTACCTATTGAGTACAGTTAATGCAGGAGGGCGTTAGAAAAACGTGTGGCCTCGTGGGACCAGTCCACCCACGGCCCGTACAATCCAGTCTTCGTGTTTTTCACCATGTTTGTACACTTGCTGCGATCATTGAACGACAACTTTTTAATAGTCACTTAGACGGAAGCCGATAACGTTAGAAGCAAACAGTAGGCCTACaaaagtgtttaaataaatagcatTAGTCGCTGTCCCATCCCATCATTGAATAGCCATTGAGCATAAAAATGGAACATTTGAAAATTGTACTCAAGACCGCTAGTGGTTTAAATCCGGGTCGCATAAATAGTTTCTTTCAAGTTTGCTTCgttgaataaaaaaagcaatctcattatttaattttattgacactCAAGCAATTGCAAATCGAAGCATTTGGAAGGCGCACACTGGCACACACGTGTCTCGCACGTCGCAGCGGATACCGAGGATCCGGTTTCTCagttgtaaaaaaaacaactaaattcATTGAGGATTAGAACTagatttaaattcaaatgtagAGTAAGCAAAATACGTATCTACATCACTATGCGCATTTAGGCGCAAGAAGTAAATGTTGCACTATGGGGGCTTCGGAACAGGTCTATTAGTCATTAAAGGACTCACCCCTTACTGGTGCTGGGTGTGGCCACCGGGGTGTTTGTTTTAGTGAGGGAAAAATCCTTTTCCCCAAAAattaggcgccttttgaaggtttctccCCGTAATAAAAAAGAGTAACcgctttgaaaaaaaaatcaggaataaatacagaaaagttttttgaagaataaGTAGATGTCAAATTGATCTTTACGCACAACAAAGTAAAGGAAGGAGGCAATCGTTTGAAAAAGTTAAAggatttatgtacctacatctTGCATTCCCCGTATCTCATCACCCCTACCGTCAGTCGCAGGTTGTGCGCGTGCCATTGCAATTAACAACATGTCTGCAGCTGCACATCTCCGTTTTTTACTACGTTCTGATCCTTCCCAATAGCATTTAGTTGTGACATTACAACCGACTTTATGTGCTTTTAGACATTTTATAGACAGCTGCTGTGTATTATATAACGTGAATGTTATTTCAGGTGGATATTTCTGACTACTTTAGTGCACATGACGTCATAAACCGTCGAATGGGCCCTAAACAATGGGCAGCAGGCAGCACACGCCCCTTTTTTGCAATGCAGTCTGACCAGTTTGTGCGACCACGATTTAATCGACAGGTGTGTTCTTTGTAGGACATTTTGAGGACTTCAAGGTGTTTTCTGGTGAATGCAATGTTTGTTATTGAGTTATCCAGATACAAGCGGGTGCGGTGCAAATCCAGTCTCCTTACAAGGCCGTCAAGCAGCAGGTTGCTCGATCTAGCGGAAGTCTGCAGACCACCGTTAATATAATGGTACCTATCAATAAAGGTGCGCCTTACGGTTTATCCATTATACAAGAATTGCTGCCAAGACTTTATTTAGACTTACACAACAGTTGGAGCGAACCAGGCTCTAACTACCACGTAAGCAGAAACTTGAGTAAAAAGCAAAGATAATGACTCGAAATGAGTTTTTTCTTGTTTGATAAGCTAAATGAGTCAACAATTAAGATAGATATCGTCTGTGGCATGCATTCATGCTGGAAGTTGCGTCGTGATAAAAGTAATGACGCATTTTTCACTTGTAGCCATTACGTACTGGTTGCATACTAATGTAATTGCTTGTGAAATATAAGACTTTACAATGGGCTGTTCCGGGTCCTGGACTTACACAtaggttttgtttttctaaCTGTATCTACTACAACTCTATGAGCAGTTATCACCAGAACGTGTCATTTGACGAAAAACACTGGGCgatgaaaaataaatggttGTTCAAAGCGAATTGTTGTGTGTCAGTCAGGTATCAATGACAAACAATAGTGGTTTGACCAGTCAAGTGCCGCGCTAGAATAGATAGTATCGCGAAGGTCAGAAGTGCGAATGTTAGGAACATTAAATGGAATACTTGCAGCAAAGTTATTatgtccatttatttatttactagcaaTGCACAAAGCATTGTAAATGATTGTGTTGACACAATCAAGTGTGATAACAAAAGATAATGATTTTAATCAGGTGAACACTTCAGTTAACAGTATATTAGTAAGAATTGAACAAACAGTCCATCAATTCGATGAAATGTGTTCTTAAAACTGCGTTTTGATATGTAAAAAAGAAGTGGCAATGTGTTTTAATAACCAAACCACTGATACAGTGCTGATGACGTTCTCACTGTAATTAGCTGCAGTTGTGTAGGTACAGCACATAGCAAGCTATCCATAATTGCTGAATCACATTGCTCGTCAGGCTATTAGTAAACAAACATGGTGCCATGTGAATCAACAGGCGGTAACTTGCCATTCCTCGCTAAAACGTGCGCATTTACGATGGAATGTATTCGATACACGAAAAATATACTGTTAGGTAGGTTTAATGGAATTTGGACCAAGAAAATGTATTGATAAACCTTATATTTGTTCGTACGTAGGCTGTGTTGTAGATATTACTCAACCAGGTGCAGTTGAAACTTTTTTGGCAAGTGTTAGTAGAGTC
This genomic window from Spodoptera frugiperda isolate SF20-4 chromosome 28, AGI-APGP_CSIRO_Sfru_2.0, whole genome shotgun sequence contains:
- the LOC118265515 gene encoding protein dpy-30 homolog, with translation MSQSSITRQSHTSNTGQKEEPPSKVPESVKKIIAMEKENESNANRKSRIDLNALPTRQYLDQTVVPILLQGLSALAKERPPDPIDYLAAYLLKNKSTFESNSSSNNNPAANPQP